Proteins co-encoded in one Coriobacterium glomerans PW2 genomic window:
- a CDS encoding PTS mannose/fructose/sorbose/N-acetylgalactosamine transporter subunit IIC, giving the protein MIQWWQILLLTLYAAYQILDELGPYTSAGQAVFAGLISGLVMGDVTTGLFIGGSMQLMVLGVGTFGGASRIDANSGTVLATAFAVALKWNPEQALTAIGVPVAALLVYTDILGRFANTFWVHRIDGRIEEFDYAGIHRDFLLGALSWALSRALPVFLALTFGQGIVEKIVGLLQGDLSWLAQGLTVAGGALPAVGFAILLRYLPVKRHIAYLLLGFVIAALLGTVFTSIVTLGAGVSAVNKDFAGSFNNLSMLTIAIIGLALSILYYKGNQAARLAVAATADSNEEVEDDEL; this is encoded by the coding sequence ATGATTCAATGGTGGCAGATTCTGTTACTGACGCTTTACGCGGCATATCAGATTCTGGACGAACTCGGTCCGTACACCTCAGCCGGACAGGCGGTCTTCGCCGGCCTGATTTCCGGACTCGTCATGGGAGATGTGACCACCGGGCTCTTCATCGGCGGCAGCATGCAACTGATGGTTTTGGGCGTCGGCACGTTCGGAGGCGCATCGCGCATCGATGCGAACTCCGGCACTGTTCTGGCCACGGCATTCGCCGTGGCACTCAAATGGAACCCGGAGCAGGCGCTGACGGCGATCGGCGTTCCAGTCGCAGCCCTTCTGGTCTACACCGACATCTTGGGCAGGTTCGCCAACACGTTCTGGGTGCATCGCATAGACGGGCGCATCGAGGAGTTCGACTACGCGGGCATTCATCGCGACTTTCTGCTCGGAGCCCTCTCTTGGGCGCTGTCGCGCGCTCTGCCGGTGTTTCTTGCACTGACCTTCGGTCAGGGCATCGTCGAGAAGATCGTCGGCCTGCTCCAGGGTGATCTCAGCTGGCTCGCGCAGGGCTTGACCGTGGCCGGCGGCGCGCTGCCCGCCGTGGGCTTCGCGATCCTGCTTCGCTACCTCCCGGTCAAGAGGCACATCGCCTACCTGCTGCTCGGCTTCGTCATCGCCGCCCTGCTCGGCACCGTGTTCACGAGCATCGTGACGCTGGGTGCGGGCGTGTCCGCGGTCAACAAGGACTTCGCCGGCTCGTTCAACAACCTGTCGATGCTGACGATCGCGATCATCGGCCTGGCGCTGTCGATCCTGTACTACAAGGGCAACCAGGCCGCTCGGCTCGCCGTTGCCGCAACCGCCGACTCGAACGAGGAGGTCGAAGACGATGAGCTCTGA
- a CDS encoding PTS system mannose/fructose/sorbose family transporter subunit IID, whose protein sequence is MSSDDIRIGRDDPEPDSHKTTGYRLTQEDLRQINRRSLPLFQVGWNYERMQGSGYLWTILPQLRKIYGDGTPELKEAMRTHAQFFNTSNFLNTIVTGIDLAVEEKEGLEGLRTAAGIKTGLMGPFASIGDSIFGSLLPTIFGALAANMAINGNPIGILIWVVVNIFVDWFRCRQTRFAYEQGVKLVTTMSDKLNALTGAATVLGVFMVGALVASNVNIVLAVKPMIGEVPLNLQNICDMIMPKLVPVVLVGFVYWMLGKKGVTSTKAIFIVLILAVILGGFGIIAKG, encoded by the coding sequence ATGAGCTCTGATGACATCCGCATCGGGCGGGACGACCCCGAGCCCGATTCGCACAAGACGACGGGCTACCGGCTCACGCAAGAGGATCTGCGGCAGATCAACCGCAGGAGCCTGCCGCTGTTCCAGGTGGGCTGGAACTACGAGCGCATGCAGGGATCGGGCTACCTGTGGACCATCCTGCCGCAGCTGCGCAAGATCTACGGGGACGGCACGCCCGAGCTCAAGGAGGCCATGCGCACCCACGCGCAGTTCTTCAACACCTCGAACTTCCTGAACACCATCGTCACCGGCATCGATCTCGCCGTCGAGGAGAAGGAGGGCCTGGAGGGCCTGCGGACCGCAGCCGGCATCAAGACCGGTCTCATGGGACCGTTCGCCTCGATCGGCGACTCGATCTTCGGATCGCTCCTGCCGACGATCTTCGGTGCGCTTGCCGCCAACATGGCGATCAACGGCAATCCGATCGGCATCCTCATCTGGGTGGTCGTCAACATCTTCGTCGACTGGTTCCGCTGCCGCCAGACCCGCTTCGCCTACGAGCAGGGGGTCAAGCTCGTGACCACGATGAGCGACAAGCTCAACGCGCTCACCGGCGCGGCGACCGTGCTCGGCGTGTTCATGGTCGGCGCCCTGGTCGCCTCCAACGTGAACATCGTGCTGGCCGTAAAGCCCATGATCGGCGAGGTTCCCCTGAACCTGCAGAACATCTGCGACATGATCATGCCCAAGCTCGTGCCGGTGGTGCTGGTGGGCTTCGTGTACTGGATGCTCGGCAAGAAGGGGGTGACCTCGACCAAGGCGATCTTCATCGTCTTGATCCTGGCCGTGATCCTGGGTGGCTTCGGTATCATCGCAAAGGGATGA
- a CDS encoding GntR family transcriptional regulator, whose protein sequence is MGIAKYRRIEEDLRKQILNGEFEYGDRFYSESDLIRRYNVSTITVIHALKNLVNAGFLVREQGRGTFVSRARKQQTVEFSDIEIFNDRGVREQVEIVSFECCNDSKICDILKLEQDETYHRIIRVRRIDRIAYMVQVSHIPSRYIKSDISPDYYHSIYQRFRDDFDIHLFDEASVETDEVLFPAPPKIAAALEYAEDAPCVLQHKTTILSDGQIAEYTLGYKRWDFFKIELKRSTSSTSSR, encoded by the coding sequence ATGGGTATCGCTAAGTACCGGCGGATCGAAGAGGATCTCAGAAAGCAGATCCTCAACGGTGAGTTCGAATACGGCGATCGCTTCTACAGCGAATCAGATCTTATCAGACGCTACAACGTGAGCACCATCACAGTCATTCACGCGCTGAAGAATCTTGTGAATGCCGGTTTCCTCGTTCGAGAGCAGGGACGCGGCACATTCGTGTCGCGCGCGCGCAAGCAGCAGACGGTGGAGTTCTCCGATATCGAGATCTTCAACGATCGGGGTGTGCGCGAGCAGGTTGAGATAGTCTCGTTCGAGTGCTGCAACGATTCGAAAATCTGCGATATCTTGAAGCTCGAGCAAGATGAGACCTATCACCGCATCATTCGCGTTCGTCGCATCGACCGCATCGCCTACATGGTGCAGGTCTCGCATATTCCAAGCCGCTACATCAAAAGTGATATCAGTCCGGACTATTACCATTCAATCTATCAACGTTTTCGCGACGATTTCGATATTCATCTTTTCGATGAGGCTTCCGTGGAAACCGATGAGGTCCTCTTTCCCGCACCACCCAAAATCGCTGCGGCACTTGAGTACGCTGAGGATGCGCCCTGCGTCTTGCAGCACAAGACGACGATATTGAGTGATGGTCAGATCGCGGAGTACACATTGGGGTACAAGCGCTGGGATTTCTTCAAGATCGAGCTGAAGAGGTCGACATCAAGTACATCGAGCCGATAA
- a CDS encoding sensor histidine kinase encodes MRRLIWFCVLDLLLLSALVCAFVFQSIQQLPASARAGQLLAPGSSWVLASPRMNLAALTLSVTEAGGTVHEFHFSDHAAFTVSVVSVVVAAEVIALLSGFSEARRIRRKLRPLNELALTAEAIGTRADEPGAGDRLLQGAKITSKQKFESLKHAISEATVEAPRISTGDKDLRSIEVALNGLLHRMQEAKAQQARFVSDASHELRTPLAVIKGYVGMLDRWGKDDPEVLEESISALKAESEHMGELVEQLLFLARGDSGRNTLERTVFDLGDLVADVAEESHMIDENHRYEMRADRSECGREDHAEGTGHPQKKGWAARTGGATQHMRAAAAPLMVYADRALIKQSLRIMVQNAARYSPSGSSITLSVQVDSASGRIGYAVTDEGQGMTPSDARHIFERFYRADDARATHRGGTGLGLSIAKWIVDAHGGEIEVASREGLGTRFTVWLSKSNPSA; translated from the coding sequence GTGCGTCGGCTGATCTGGTTCTGCGTGCTCGATCTGCTGCTCTTGTCGGCGCTGGTATGCGCGTTCGTGTTCCAGAGCATCCAGCAGCTGCCGGCCTCCGCTCGCGCCGGCCAGCTGCTGGCACCCGGCAGCTCTTGGGTGCTCGCCTCCCCCCGCATGAACCTTGCGGCGCTCACTCTCAGCGTCACAGAGGCGGGAGGCACCGTTCACGAGTTCCACTTCTCAGACCATGCCGCCTTTACCGTCTCCGTTGTCAGCGTCGTGGTGGCAGCCGAGGTCATCGCGCTGCTCTCGGGTTTCTCAGAAGCGCGACGCATACGTCGCAAGCTGCGTCCGCTCAACGAATTGGCCCTCACCGCCGAGGCGATCGGTACCAGAGCCGATGAGCCCGGAGCTGGCGACCGCCTCCTGCAGGGTGCGAAGATCACATCAAAGCAGAAATTCGAGAGTCTGAAGCATGCGATATCCGAGGCGACGGTTGAGGCGCCGCGCATCTCCACCGGGGACAAGGATCTTCGCAGCATCGAGGTTGCATTGAACGGGCTGCTTCATCGCATGCAGGAGGCAAAGGCGCAGCAGGCGCGTTTCGTTTCAGATGCTTCGCATGAGCTGAGGACCCCACTCGCTGTCATCAAGGGTTATGTGGGCATGCTGGACCGTTGGGGCAAGGACGATCCGGAGGTGCTCGAGGAATCCATCAGCGCGCTCAAAGCGGAGTCCGAGCATATGGGTGAGCTTGTCGAGCAGCTGCTCTTTCTCGCGCGCGGCGATTCAGGTCGCAACACACTCGAGCGCACGGTGTTCGACCTCGGCGATCTGGTTGCCGATGTGGCCGAGGAATCGCATATGATCGATGAAAACCATCGCTACGAGATGCGTGCGGACCGGTCCGAATGCGGCAGAGAGGATCATGCCGAGGGCACGGGACATCCCCAAAAGAAGGGGTGGGCCGCTCGGACAGGAGGTGCGACCCAGCATATGAGAGCTGCTGCGGCACCTCTCATGGTGTATGCCGACCGTGCTCTGATAAAGCAGTCTCTGCGCATCATGGTTCAAAACGCTGCACGGTACTCTCCGAGCGGGTCCTCTATCACGCTGTCGGTTCAAGTGGATTCTGCTTCCGGACGCATCGGCTATGCGGTGACCGATGAGGGGCAGGGCATGACACCATCGGATGCTCGGCATATCTTCGAACGATTCTATCGAGCTGATGATGCGCGCGCCACCCACCGTGGGGGCACCGGACTCGGTTTGTCGATCGCCAAATGGATCGTCGACGCTCACGGGGGCGAGATCGAGGTTGCCTCCCGGGAGGGACTCGGCACGCGCTTCACCGTATGGCTTTCCAAAAGCAATCCGTCGGCTTGA
- a CDS encoding response regulator transcription factor — translation MTKILVVEDEEKIARFVELELSHEGYDVDKAADGRIGADLAVINDYDLILLDVMLPELSGLEVLRRVRRIKSTPVILLTARDAIIDKVAGLDAGADDYITKPFAIEELLARIRVALKHLSDAGELPTQEADAGVAGETGDGMPSHEASRGVTRDAGGRPRALRAGAVLLDPDSHEVLVGVEPVDLTNREFEVLHALMSNRNRVMCRDQLVREVCGYDYVGETNVIDVYVRHIRMKIDEPFGIELITTVRGVGYVIRKS, via the coding sequence ATGACCAAGATTCTGGTCGTGGAGGATGAGGAGAAGATCGCGCGCTTTGTCGAGCTTGAACTCTCGCACGAGGGGTATGACGTCGATAAGGCAGCTGACGGACGCATCGGTGCCGATCTCGCCGTGATAAACGACTATGATCTGATTCTGCTCGATGTCATGCTTCCCGAGCTGAGCGGTCTGGAGGTGCTGCGTCGCGTGCGCAGGATCAAGTCAACTCCCGTGATCCTGCTCACCGCTCGCGATGCCATCATCGATAAGGTCGCTGGATTGGACGCCGGTGCTGATGACTACATCACGAAGCCCTTTGCTATCGAGGAGCTGCTCGCACGTATTCGCGTGGCGCTCAAGCACCTTTCGGATGCAGGCGAGCTCCCAACTCAAGAGGCCGACGCCGGTGTCGCCGGCGAAACCGGAGATGGGATGCCGAGCCACGAGGCCTCTCGAGGCGTGACCCGGGATGCAGGCGGGCGTCCACGCGCTCTTAGAGCTGGGGCGGTTCTTCTCGATCCTGATTCACATGAGGTGCTCGTCGGGGTCGAGCCGGTCGATCTGACGAATCGGGAGTTCGAGGTTCTGCACGCGCTCATGTCGAACCGTAACAGGGTGATGTGTCGCGATCAGCTCGTACGCGAGGTGTGCGGTTACGACTATGTCGGTGAGACGAACGTCATCGATGTCTACGTGCGTCATATTCGCATGAAGATCGATGAGCCCTTCGGTATCGAGCTCATCACCACCGTGCGCGGGGTCGGCTATGTCATACGCAAATCATAG
- a CDS encoding ketohydroxyglutarate aldolase, with product MESNTFEYEAISIGVFAMAMEKAVISKSIYECCAFAVVRTPSVDRACEIAEGCLRGGVNVLEISYTLPNAGEVIAGVKERFGRQIVVGAGTVMDAPTARLATIAGAEFVVANCLSNEVATLCNRYQIPYAPGCTTVTEAMHALEIGAAFIKCFPISNFYGPKLASIFKTPTPWMPLMASGGINLENLAEWVRAGIDCCGIGGLLTEGSAAEIAANAAEVRRIIDEVRAG from the coding sequence ATGGAATCGAACACATTTGAATATGAGGCAATTTCGATTGGAGTCTTTGCTATGGCTATGGAAAAAGCTGTTATTTCAAAGAGCATATATGAGTGCTGTGCATTTGCAGTGGTTCGAACACCTTCGGTGGATCGCGCTTGCGAAATTGCCGAAGGCTGTCTTCGAGGTGGTGTGAATGTTCTTGAAATAAGCTACACTCTGCCGAATGCCGGTGAGGTGATCGCAGGCGTAAAAGAGCGGTTTGGGAGGCAGATAGTCGTGGGTGCCGGCACCGTCATGGATGCTCCAACGGCACGACTCGCCACCATCGCGGGTGCAGAATTCGTCGTTGCAAATTGTCTCTCCAACGAAGTCGCCACTCTGTGCAATCGCTACCAGATTCCCTATGCACCGGGATGCACAACGGTGACCGAAGCCATGCATGCCCTTGAGATAGGCGCGGCGTTTATCAAGTGCTTCCCGATCTCGAACTTCTATGGGCCCAAGCTCGCCTCGATCTTCAAGACCCCCACGCCGTGGATGCCGCTCATGGCTTCAGGGGGCATCAATCTCGAAAACCTCGCTGAGTGGGTCCGCGCTGGAATCGACTGCTGCGGCATCGGTGGCCTGCTCACGGAAGGCAGCGCAGCTGAGATCGCAGCGAACGCGGCCGAGGTTCGCAGGATCATCGATGAGGTACGCGCCGGATAG
- a CDS encoding dihydrodipicolinate synthase family protein, producing MSTFHGVIVPMVTPFKRDSAQSINFCAADQLIEKLIGSGVSGIFIFGSNGEFHLCSHEERIRFTKHVVQKVGGRLPVYVGTGACSTNEACNLSREAEALGADALSVVNPYFTQISDSEIVRYYERVAASVKIPIILYNIPKSTGMNLSAEVVSKIAPIENIKGIKDSSGNVENLAGYIEAAYGNDMDVLVGSDGKISKGYAMGATGAIAGTANLITDVVVGLFSALESGKTESAKMLQAEIEPLRDILHKGSTPAVLKRSLELAGIPVGPAREPVSDLSGFLDASIMSMLDHYGIEHI from the coding sequence ATGTCAACCTTTCACGGTGTAATCGTTCCCATGGTAACGCCATTCAAACGAGACAGTGCGCAGTCCATCAATTTCTGCGCAGCTGATCAGCTCATAGAAAAGCTAATCGGATCAGGTGTTTCGGGGATTTTTATTTTTGGAAGCAATGGAGAATTTCATCTCTGTTCCCATGAAGAAAGAATCCGATTCACAAAGCATGTAGTTCAGAAAGTTGGTGGTCGCCTGCCAGTGTATGTAGGAACCGGAGCATGTTCGACGAACGAGGCATGCAATCTTTCACGGGAGGCTGAGGCGTTGGGAGCCGATGCGCTTTCCGTGGTCAATCCGTATTTCACACAGATCAGCGATTCTGAAATCGTGCGTTATTATGAGCGGGTGGCTGCAAGTGTCAAAATACCTATCATTTTGTATAACATTCCTAAATCAACCGGAATGAACCTGTCTGCTGAAGTTGTGTCGAAAATTGCGCCGATCGAAAATATCAAAGGCATCAAGGACAGCTCCGGAAATGTGGAGAACCTTGCAGGATATATAGAGGCTGCATATGGCAATGACATGGATGTGCTGGTTGGATCAGATGGGAAGATTTCCAAGGGTTATGCGATGGGCGCGACAGGGGCTATCGCTGGAACAGCAAATCTGATCACGGATGTCGTAGTTGGATTGTTTAGCGCACTTGAGTCCGGTAAGACTGAATCTGCAAAAATGCTTCAAGCTGAGATCGAGCCCTTGCGCGATATCTTGCATAAGGGATCCACACCGGCAGTGCTAAAGAGATCGCTTGAGCTAGCCGGTATTCCAGTTGGTCCAGCGCGTGAACCCGTTTCCGATCTCTCCGGATTTCTTGACGCATCCATCATGTCAATGCTTGATCACTATGGAATCGAACACATTTGA
- a CDS encoding PTS sugar transporter subunit IIA gives MKIIIGAHGRLGRELINSAKMIFGTLEDVSNVSLLPGMSFEDFKRDAESILKSVEDDQILVLTDLFGGTPCNVFSALSRQYGCSVVSGVNLPMLIELYASVSSGRDDRTAGELAEYALSVLRESGVHTNRVLASS, from the coding sequence GTGAAGATCATTATTGGTGCCCATGGAAGGTTGGGCCGGGAGCTCATCAACTCGGCGAAAATGATATTCGGCACGCTTGAAGATGTTTCCAACGTATCACTTTTACCCGGAATGTCATTCGAGGACTTCAAGCGCGATGCGGAATCGATTTTAAAATCAGTCGAAGACGATCAGATTCTTGTGCTGACCGATCTTTTCGGGGGTACTCCCTGCAATGTATTCTCAGCGCTGAGCAGGCAGTATGGGTGCAGCGTTGTATCAGGAGTTAATCTCCCCATGTTAATTGAATTGTATGCAAGTGTTTCATCCGGGCGAGACGATCGCACTGCTGGGGAACTTGCAGAATATGCACTTAGCGTATTGCGCGAGAGCGGGGTCCATACAAATCGAGTCCTCGCATCTTCGTAG
- a CDS encoding phosphoglycerate dehydrogenase, which yields MNVLITPRGFARYGTDEIARMESLGLSVQCNTTGNPYSADNFLEMAKDSDAIIIGVDICDRAVMKQCQKLKVICKFGVGTDNIDLAYAKQRGIYVGRTVGSNSLSVAEHVAALMFADAKNLYPTIRDVKAGGWCKPTGAELHGKSLGIIGFGAIGKSLAKIATGIGMHVIIYDAFTIDPKTAQENECTIASLDELLEMSDYVSLHVPLLDSTRDMISTQQFDHMKRDACLLNASRGGIVDETALYEALKRGAIRSACFDVYSSEPPRPESPLLALDNFLLTSHIASRTREAERRTCLISTNYILEHLGLQQ from the coding sequence ATGAATGTGCTCATCACACCGCGCGGATTCGCAAGATATGGTACGGATGAAATTGCTCGCATGGAATCTCTTGGGTTGAGTGTGCAGTGCAATACAACTGGAAATCCCTACAGTGCCGACAATTTTCTTGAGATGGCCAAAGATTCGGACGCGATCATCATAGGGGTCGACATCTGTGACCGTGCGGTTATGAAACAATGTCAGAAATTAAAAGTAATCTGCAAATTTGGAGTCGGTACCGATAACATCGATCTCGCATATGCCAAGCAACGAGGTATCTATGTTGGCCGCACTGTGGGCTCGAACTCGCTTTCGGTTGCAGAGCATGTCGCTGCCTTGATGTTTGCCGATGCGAAAAACCTCTATCCCACTATTCGGGACGTCAAGGCGGGTGGTTGGTGCAAGCCAACCGGTGCTGAACTTCATGGAAAGAGCTTAGGAATCATAGGCTTCGGAGCTATTGGAAAATCTCTCGCCAAAATTGCGACTGGGATTGGCATGCACGTCATAATCTATGACGCGTTTACGATCGATCCGAAAACAGCGCAGGAGAATGAATGCACCATCGCCAGCCTAGATGAGCTACTCGAGATGTCAGATTACGTATCTCTTCACGTTCCGCTCTTGGACAGTACAAGAGATATGATTTCAACACAGCAATTCGATCATATGAAACGTGACGCATGCTTATTGAATGCCTCACGAGGCGGGATTGTAGACGAGACAGCCCTCTATGAAGCTTTGAAACGTGGTGCCATTCGCTCGGCTTGCTTTGACGTCTACTCTTCAGAGCCTCCTCGTCCGGAAAGCCCCCTTTTGGCGCTCGACAACTTTCTACTTACCTCTCATATCGCCTCGCGAACACGCGAAGCGGAAAGACGCACGTGTCTGATCTCGACGAATTATATCTTGGAGCATCTCGGATTGCAGCAATGA
- a CDS encoding PTS system mannose/fructose/sorbose family transporter subunit IID, with protein MVTGRDPEDKEQNQTTEGFNQKATQETIKQVLNSESVPAITKIDLLKAWWKWCLAVEVPVSFDRMQALAFGYSMNKIIRKLYKNDPKELKEAFHRHTSMFNTNCDWGSVIHGIVISLEEQRAHGAEGISPEMIQSIKLGLMGPLAGIGDAVDQGIVGTIPLAIFVPMALQGNIIAAFIPSLIYLAWSTGWSWFLFRQGYTLGRGAVTEILHSGTIKKVIDAASIMAIFMIGCLSASYVKVSTVLQFDSGGGKFTTVQSILDGILPCLLPFCVVMGMYLYITKRGPKYLNLIAYTMVIAICLTGLGII; from the coding sequence ATGGTTACGGGTAGAGACCCAGAAGATAAAGAGCAGAACCAAACAACTGAAGGATTTAATCAGAAGGCGACTCAGGAGACGATCAAGCAGGTTCTAAATTCGGAAAGTGTGCCTGCTATCACCAAAATAGATCTATTGAAAGCGTGGTGGAAATGGTGTCTTGCCGTTGAGGTGCCCGTGAGTTTCGATCGTATGCAAGCCCTTGCTTTCGGCTACTCGATGAACAAAATAATTCGCAAGCTATATAAGAATGATCCAAAAGAACTCAAAGAAGCATTTCATCGGCATACCTCGATGTTTAATACAAATTGTGATTGGGGCAGTGTAATTCACGGTATTGTTATATCACTCGAGGAACAGCGGGCACATGGTGCTGAAGGCATTTCGCCTGAGATGATCCAATCCATCAAACTCGGACTCATGGGGCCATTGGCTGGCATCGGCGATGCAGTTGACCAAGGTATCGTCGGCACGATTCCTCTGGCAATTTTCGTTCCAATGGCGTTGCAGGGCAACATTATCGCAGCCTTCATCCCGAGCCTGATTTATCTGGCGTGGTCAACAGGATGGTCTTGGTTCTTGTTCCGGCAAGGATATACCCTCGGACGAGGTGCGGTTACCGAGATTCTGCATTCAGGGACTATCAAAAAGGTCATCGATGCTGCAAGCATCATGGCGATTTTCATGATCGGTTGCCTTTCCGCATCGTATGTCAAAGTGAGCACAGTCCTGCAATTCGATAGCGGTGGAGGAAAATTTACAACGGTGCAGAGCATTCTTGACGGCATTTTGCCATGTTTGCTTCCGTTCTGCGTGGTCATGGGGATGTATCTCTATATAACGAAGAGAGGTCCCAAATATCTGAATTTGATCGCGTACACAATGGTTATCGCGATTTGTCTGACGGGTCTCGGCATCATCTAA
- a CDS encoding PTS mannose/fructose/sorbose/N-acetylgalactosamine transporter subunit IIC, which produces MGSVISAALVGITYWISMGRAFYYFSFAFRKPVVIGVVIGLIYGDVPIGLVVGATIQLMYMGGIEAGGNIPSDQGLAACIAIPVAIINHLDAGTAVAIAVPFGVLGVLLNNIRRTINSLFSTRVDALVEDEKYDLVSVFSFALPWAMNFIVYFVPVFIATLLGPSAVQAVINVIPTWIMNGLANAGNMLPALGFALTLVIMGKKQYLPFFVVGFFMFAITGFSMLTGAIFALCFALIANLFVQHEEVAQ; this is translated from the coding sequence ATGGGTTCCGTTATCAGCGCTGCGCTCGTTGGTATTACATATTGGATTTCTATGGGTCGTGCGTTCTACTACTTTTCGTTTGCGTTCCGAAAGCCGGTGGTAATTGGAGTTGTCATCGGTCTGATCTACGGAGATGTGCCGATTGGACTGGTCGTGGGGGCCACCATTCAACTTATGTATATGGGTGGCATAGAGGCAGGGGGCAACATTCCATCCGATCAGGGATTGGCAGCTTGCATCGCGATTCCGGTTGCGATCATCAATCATCTTGACGCTGGCACCGCAGTTGCGATCGCTGTTCCGTTTGGTGTACTCGGAGTACTTCTCAACAATATTCGCAGAACGATCAACTCATTATTCTCAACTCGTGTCGACGCATTGGTCGAGGATGAGAAATACGACTTGGTCTCCGTGTTCTCTTTCGCGTTGCCTTGGGCTATGAACTTCATTGTGTATTTCGTCCCCGTTTTCATCGCAACGCTTCTAGGCCCTTCTGCGGTACAGGCGGTAATAAATGTTATTCCAACTTGGATTATGAATGGACTCGCCAATGCAGGAAACATGCTTCCGGCTCTGGGCTTTGCACTCACCCTTGTCATCATGGGGAAAAAACAGTACCTGCCCTTTTTTGTCGTTGGCTTTTTTATGTTTGCAATCACAGGATTTTCAATGCTCACTGGTGCAATTTTCGCATTGTGTTTCGCGCTGATCGCCAATCTATTTGTTCAGCATGAGGAGGTCGCACAATAA
- a CDS encoding PTS system mannose/fructose/N-acetylgalactosamine-transporter subunit IIB, with amino-acid sequence MSVKLARIDFRLIHGQVITNWTRILGINEIITIDEELRHDEFMQDVFKMAAPKGVRIKILSCEEAAQAQQQGEFERSSVMLLFKNVESLQRALKAGVKLDSVQVGGLGGAADRKVVHHAITLDQADLDTLVSIASTGIEVYFQTTADYSKATLEEISAKF; translated from the coding sequence ATGAGTGTAAAACTGGCACGAATTGATTTTCGGTTAATTCACGGGCAGGTGATCACAAACTGGACGCGCATCTTGGGCATCAACGAGATTATCACTATTGACGAGGAGTTACGGCATGATGAGTTCATGCAGGATGTCTTTAAAATGGCCGCACCCAAGGGTGTCAGGATCAAAATTCTGAGCTGCGAAGAGGCTGCTCAGGCGCAACAGCAAGGAGAATTTGAGAGAAGTAGCGTAATGCTGCTGTTCAAGAACGTGGAATCCCTCCAGCGCGCGCTCAAAGCCGGCGTGAAACTCGATTCCGTCCAAGTCGGAGGCTTGGGAGGAGCTGCAGACAGGAAGGTCGTGCACCACGCGATCACGCTCGACCAAGCCGATCTTGACACACTGGTTTCGATTGCAAGTACCGGTATAGAAGTCTATTTCCAGACGACCGCAGATTACTCGAAGGCGACACTTGAAGAGATTTCAGCCAAGTTCTAG
- a CDS encoding SIS domain-containing protein — translation MSDTELNTTDRNEVEEFLSIARREISAFAERIDYNQLSSAKLLIREAERAGCRVHVTGIGKPAHVAGYVASLFSSTGTPAYELHGTEAVHGSSGQVRPGDIVIAISNSGETAELKATVSTLIANGAHIISVTGNPSSWLARVGEVELIASVSQEGDYMNKPPRVSVLAEIIELQCLSILLQRAYGLTPQSYVTWHPGGSLGQSIRSTEDSLT, via the coding sequence ATGTCAGACACGGAATTGAACACGACGGACCGAAATGAAGTGGAAGAGTTCCTATCCATTGCGAGGCGAGAGATATCTGCGTTTGCAGAAAGAATTGACTATAACCAGCTTTCGAGTGCAAAACTGCTAATCAGAGAGGCGGAGCGAGCAGGGTGTCGCGTTCACGTGACCGGCATCGGAAAACCAGCGCATGTAGCTGGATATGTGGCATCGCTGTTCTCCTCGACTGGTACCCCAGCCTACGAGCTTCATGGAACAGAAGCGGTGCACGGCAGTTCAGGACAGGTCCGACCCGGTGACATAGTAATAGCGATTTCGAACAGCGGAGAAACGGCTGAGCTCAAGGCAACGGTTTCAACACTAATTGCAAACGGTGCTCACATCATATCCGTGACGGGCAACCCTTCTTCGTGGCTCGCACGTGTTGGCGAGGTCGAGCTTATAGCGAGTGTTTCACAAGAGGGTGATTACATGAACAAGCCTCCGCGTGTTTCAGTTCTTGCTGAAATCATCGAGCTGCAGTGTCTGTCTATTTTGCTGCAGAGGGCTTATGGCCTCACCCCTCAATCCTATGTCACGTGGCATCCAGGTGGAAGTCTCGGCCAATCGATACGGAGTACGGAGGACTCCCTCACGTGA